The Blastocatellia bacterium genome has a window encoding:
- a CDS encoding DUF2007 domain-containing protein yields the protein MPFCPQCRTEYRPEYTQCSDCGEWLVAVLPEASTLEEEEAGQQTIHLVKLAEFLTPVESEMLRELLQQNGIEVVVRGYADAISPLHGVTVLVAEPHLQRAIELYEAFFGEFDREDEPMGFDQEPYQ from the coding sequence ATGCCATTTTGCCCGCAGTGTCGAACCGAATATCGTCCGGAGTACACGCAGTGTAGCGATTGTGGCGAGTGGTTGGTGGCTGTGTTGCCGGAGGCATCAACGTTGGAAGAAGAAGAGGCAGGCCAACAGACCATTCATCTGGTGAAACTGGCGGAGTTTCTCACCCCAGTTGAATCGGAGATGCTCAGGGAGCTCCTCCAGCAAAACGGCATCGAGGTGGTTGTGCGTGGCTACGCCGATGCAATCAGTCCGCTACATGGCGTCACGGTGCTTGTGGCCGAACCACACCTGCAACGCGCGATCGAGCTTTATGAGGCTTTCTTCGGTGAGTTTGATCGTGAGGATGAGCCGATGGGATTCGATCAGGAGCCTTATCAATGA
- a CDS encoding ComF family protein, producing MMFSRAGQWFKFIGHAFARTPTAKPVAGRAEQWFKFIGDTAVALMFPQMCSLCGLPVDSLDDGVTCRRCWDETPRLDRTSCCERCGWPAHVKQPRGAHSAGCPQCRDLVLTALRYAAPYEGACRQNILFLKDHPVVCGRIKEMLVQTLKQEAVLQAATLVVPVPLHPQRRRERGFNQAELVSRIVARVMGTALCRRALIRIKHTEQHRAGMDAIARAKSVSEAFALKHPHLIADQHVMLVDDVYTSGATLNACARVLWQAGARSVVGFTIARVVSRSALPQRSAA from the coding sequence ATGATGTTCAGTCGGGCAGGGCAGTGGTTCAAATTCATTGGCCACGCTTTCGCAAGGACGCCTACAGCAAAGCCGGTAGCTGGTCGGGCAGAGCAATGGTTCAAATTCATCGGTGACACGGCTGTCGCCTTGATGTTTCCCCAGATGTGTTCTCTCTGTGGCTTGCCGGTTGACTCATTAGACGACGGGGTCACCTGTCGTCGCTGTTGGGACGAAACGCCCCGCCTTGACCGAACAAGCTGTTGTGAGCGATGTGGCTGGCCGGCTCACGTCAAACAGCCGCGCGGCGCTCACTCAGCGGGATGTCCTCAATGCCGCGACCTTGTGCTGACCGCATTGCGATATGCTGCCCCGTATGAGGGCGCATGCCGCCAGAATATCCTGTTTCTCAAAGACCATCCTGTTGTGTGCGGTCGGATTAAGGAGATGCTCGTCCAGACGCTGAAACAAGAAGCTGTGCTTCAAGCCGCCACGTTAGTCGTGCCCGTCCCATTGCATCCTCAAAGACGACGTGAGCGCGGATTTAATCAAGCCGAGCTGGTGAGCAGGATAGTGGCGCGCGTCATGGGCACTGCGTTATGTCGTCGCGCGTTGATTCGGATCAAGCACACGGAACAACATCGCGCTGGCATGGATGCCATCGCGCGAGCTAAAAGCGTCAGTGAGGCATTTGCTCTGAAGCATCCTCACCTGATCGCCGACCAACATGTGATGTTGGTTGATGATGTGTACACCAGTGGCGCCACACTCAATGCGTGCGCGCGGGTTCTGTGGCAAGCCGGCGCCCGCTCGGTGGTGGGTTTTACTATCGCGCGCGTGGTGAGTCGCTCGGCTCTGCCGCAGCGCTCAGCAGCTTGA
- a CDS encoding DUF4097 domain-containing protein, giving the protein MRQTYRADTLVIFLLITTVPLLAQPSAGRLKTQPQPYEKTFPAHQISSLTLDNTSLHGNIEVQAWDRQEIKIMAEIHAPHTFIEPNLSKGALIIKLRRKGLVSTEPVHFRVWLPPTCEVNLSTMNGKIVVRGVRTKLKALTTDGDIELIDTGGTWIDATSSMSGNIKLSGQLNHEGKYHLYSAMGRIDISFRDPASFTFDAATRQGRIQTEGVHLNGAQRSDHHVTGDYGQGHAILLVRTVSGTIQLRKQP; this is encoded by the coding sequence ATGAGGCAAACATATCGTGCTGATACGCTGGTCATTTTCTTGCTCATCACAACGGTTCCTCTCTTGGCGCAACCTTCAGCCGGCCGTCTAAAAACGCAGCCCCAACCGTACGAAAAAACTTTCCCAGCACACCAGATTTCATCCTTGACGCTGGACAATACATCACTGCACGGCAACATTGAAGTCCAGGCCTGGGACCGCCAGGAGATCAAAATAATGGCCGAAATCCATGCGCCTCATACGTTCATTGAACCCAACCTATCGAAAGGGGCGCTCATCATCAAGCTGCGTCGCAAAGGACTGGTCTCGACGGAGCCGGTTCATTTTCGTGTTTGGCTGCCTCCCACCTGCGAAGTCAACCTATCAACAATGAATGGGAAAATTGTTGTGCGCGGGGTGCGGACTAAGCTGAAGGCGTTGACCACTGACGGAGACATTGAGTTGATTGACACGGGTGGCACCTGGATAGACGCGACCAGCAGCATGAGTGGCAACATCAAACTGTCGGGTCAACTGAACCACGAAGGCAAATACCACCTCTACTCAGCCATGGGCCGCATTGACATCAGCTTTCGCGATCCAGCCTCATTTACCTTCGATGCCGCCACGCGACAAGGTCGTATTCAAACCGAAGGAGTTCATCTGAACGGAGCACAACGCTCAGATCATCACGTGACAGGAGACTACGGCCAGGGTCATGCAATCTTGTTGGTGCGCACTGTGTCCGGAACCATTCAGCTACGCAAACAACCTTGA
- a CDS encoding anti-sigma factor codes for MSCTAYQEKISDYIDELLSPAERQLIETHFLDCPDCYSCYQDLLAICQASRQLPLHEPSDRVWQNILAHINSAPTPRPVPAPTRWLERWLPFNFSGWAWQPALAAVLLIAIGGAVFYYRTSTPVNQPPIAQGNSSNWGEGSTPRISRRITNKSITQKTRIEMDIVQERINELQQRIKVAQSRWSPELKAVYQQNLKKIDACLSYCQEKARLNSTDLALQAVYESALQAKLEMLKQFSEL; via the coding sequence ATGTCATGCACAGCATATCAAGAAAAAATCTCTGACTATATTGACGAGCTCTTATCTCCGGCTGAGCGCCAGCTTATTGAGACTCATTTTCTGGATTGCCCTGATTGCTATTCATGCTATCAAGATTTACTGGCCATTTGCCAGGCGAGTCGCCAACTCCCCTTGCACGAACCGAGTGACCGCGTCTGGCAGAACATTCTTGCCCATATTAACTCAGCGCCAACGCCCAGGCCAGTGCCAGCACCCACACGCTGGTTGGAACGTTGGCTCCCTTTTAACTTCAGCGGCTGGGCCTGGCAACCGGCGCTGGCCGCGGTGTTGCTCATTGCCATCGGGGGCGCCGTCTTCTATTACCGTACCTCAACGCCGGTGAACCAACCACCGATCGCCCAGGGTAACTCGTCCAACTGGGGAGAGGGGAGCACCCCCAGAATAAGCAGAAGAATCACTAACAAGTCGATCACTCAGAAAACGAGGATCGAAATGGACATCGTGCAAGAACGCATCAACGAACTACAGCAACGGATTAAAGTCGCCCAGTCTCGCTGGAGCCCTGAATTGAAAGCCGTCTACCAACAGAATCTCAAGAAAATTGATGCGTGCCTGTCCTATTGCCAGGAGAAGGCGCGGCTCAACTCTACTGATCTGGCGCTGCAGGCCGTTTACGAATCGGCGTTGCAGGCCAAACTGGAAATGCTCAAGCAGTTTTCTGAGCTTTAA
- a CDS encoding RNA polymerase sigma factor codes for MHRRRVYSLCLRMLNNPADAEDMTQEVFIQVYRKIGSFRGEAAFTTWLHRLTINQILMHFRKRNVRLETTTEEGDMVEVTEPGTERPQEMPIVDRVALEQAIAQLPPGYRSVFLLHDVEGYEHEEIARMLHCSVGTSKSQLHKARMRLRSILRSEE; via the coding sequence ATGCACCGTCGGCGGGTGTACTCACTATGCTTAAGGATGTTGAACAATCCGGCCGACGCTGAGGATATGACGCAAGAGGTCTTCATCCAGGTATACCGCAAGATCGGGAGCTTCCGAGGCGAAGCCGCCTTCACCACCTGGCTACACCGACTGACCATCAACCAAATCCTCATGCACTTTCGCAAGCGCAATGTGCGCCTGGAAACAACCACTGAAGAAGGAGACATGGTCGAGGTCACCGAGCCAGGCACGGAGCGCCCCCAGGAGATGCCCATTGTTGATCGCGTCGCCCTGGAACAAGCCATTGCACAGCTTCCGCCTGGCTATCGTTCCGTGTTTCTTCTGCATGATGTCGAAGGCTATGAGCATGAGGAAATCGCCCGGATGCTCCATTGCAGTGTGGGGACTTCCAAATCGCAATTGCATAAAGCCCGCATGAGACTGCGGAGCATACTGCGTTCTGAGGAGTAA
- a CDS encoding XdhC family protein, with product MKTVISTQQLYEQVSAALDQGDSVVIATVVETIGSTPQRAGAKLAIFEDGHMIGTVGGGCVEAEVWAQAREVRRRGQSGLFTFYLNDDPEKEEGDVCGGTMKIFLDLWSP from the coding sequence ATGAAGACGGTCATCTCGACACAACAGCTCTACGAACAGGTCTCAGCCGCCCTCGATCAGGGCGACAGCGTGGTCATTGCCACTGTTGTCGAAACAATTGGTTCAACCCCTCAACGGGCCGGAGCCAAGCTGGCTATTTTTGAAGATGGCCACATGATTGGGACCGTTGGGGGTGGTTGTGTTGAAGCAGAGGTGTGGGCGCAGGCCCGTGAAGTGCGCCGCCGAGGTCAGTCCGGTCTGTTCACGTTTTACTTGAATGATGATCCCGAAAAAGAAGAAGGAGACGTGTGCGGCGGCACGATGAAGATATTCCTCGACCTGTGGTCGCCTTGA
- the yqeC gene encoding selenium cofactor biosynthesis protein YqeC: protein MDLAARLKLRSNDVVSFVGGGGKTTCIFRLGRELFQQRRKAIITTTTRIGAWQTDGHPVLMLSCWPTASAWLSQLHAQLAFHSVVIVVAKREDHKLIGIAPEAISSFCSFVDAVLVEADGARSRSLKAPAAYEPVWPPATTLAIAVVGVDAVGAPFNSTVVHRLEQVAAIAGLSEGELITPHAVASCILHEDGLFARVPSMARRCVLINKVNSEAQRAVAMQIAQIVAGRDSALDVVIADVRLNYVKVWL, encoded by the coding sequence ATGGATTTAGCAGCGCGTCTGAAATTGCGATCCAATGACGTCGTCTCGTTTGTCGGAGGCGGTGGAAAAACAACGTGCATCTTTCGGCTGGGCAGAGAGCTTTTTCAACAACGTCGAAAAGCCATCATCACGACCACTACGCGCATAGGTGCTTGGCAGACCGATGGACATCCTGTGCTGATGCTGAGCTGTTGGCCGACGGCATCGGCGTGGCTGAGCCAGCTTCACGCTCAACTGGCTTTCCATTCAGTGGTGATCGTGGTAGCAAAACGAGAGGACCATAAGCTCATCGGGATTGCCCCTGAAGCGATTTCGTCTTTTTGCTCGTTTGTGGACGCCGTGTTGGTTGAAGCCGATGGAGCGCGGTCACGGTCACTGAAAGCGCCGGCTGCGTATGAACCGGTTTGGCCTCCGGCGACGACCTTGGCTATCGCTGTCGTCGGCGTGGACGCCGTCGGCGCCCCGTTCAACTCAACAGTGGTTCATCGGCTTGAGCAGGTCGCCGCTATTGCTGGCCTGAGCGAGGGCGAACTCATTACGCCTCATGCGGTCGCTTCATGTATCTTGCACGAGGATGGGCTATTTGCTCGCGTCCCTTCGATGGCTCGGCGATGTGTGTTGATCAACAAGGTGAATTCAGAGGCACAACGCGCCGTGGCGATGCAGATTGCTCAGATCGTCGCTGGGCGCGATTCGGCGCTTGATGTAGTCATCGCTGATGTTCGCCTTAATTACGTCAAGGTGTGGTTATGA
- a CDS encoding XdhC family protein, with amino-acid sequence MTDRELAQAIKRVYSEGVPAALITVLEAAPELVGAKLLIRFSESGLPELIGEPLPPLVKCCDQLVEAARGVIQRGTISHLRIAVEGKHDSIHVMIEPVRRRPELIICGAGHIGQALAPMACLLDFEVIVIDDRADYASPELFPDGVRLIAQPYAEALASLNVTPSTSIVVVTRGHKHDESCLRIVLNTPAHYIGMIGSRKRVITVFRRLLDEGYSREAIGRVHAPIGLDIGARTPAEIAVAILAEIILNKYGGTGAPKRQAVKPELHLR; translated from the coding sequence ATGACCGACAGAGAACTGGCGCAAGCGATCAAGCGGGTCTACAGTGAAGGAGTTCCGGCGGCGCTCATCACCGTGTTGGAAGCAGCGCCTGAGCTGGTCGGAGCAAAACTGCTCATTCGATTTTCTGAATCGGGTTTGCCTGAGCTTATTGGTGAGCCGTTGCCGCCTCTTGTGAAGTGCTGTGATCAACTGGTAGAAGCGGCCAGAGGCGTCATCCAGCGTGGGACAATTTCGCACCTGCGGATTGCAGTTGAAGGCAAGCATGACTCAATACACGTAATGATCGAGCCTGTGCGTCGCCGGCCTGAACTGATCATTTGCGGGGCGGGGCACATCGGCCAGGCGCTCGCTCCGATGGCCTGCCTGCTCGATTTTGAGGTGATCGTGATTGATGATCGCGCTGATTATGCTTCGCCCGAACTTTTTCCTGACGGCGTTCGGCTGATCGCGCAACCTTATGCGGAAGCCCTTGCCTCGTTGAACGTGACGCCGTCAACAAGCATTGTCGTGGTGACGCGCGGGCACAAGCATGACGAGAGTTGTTTAAGGATTGTGCTCAACACGCCCGCCCACTACATCGGCATGATCGGCAGTCGCAAGCGGGTGATCACCGTTTTTCGTCGGTTGCTGGATGAGGGATATTCACGGGAAGCCATCGGGCGGGTTCATGCGCCGATTGGACTGGACATCGGCGCGCGCACGCCGGCGGAGATTGCCGTGGCGATTCTGGCTGAGATCATCCTCAACAAGTACGGCGGTACAGGCGCGCCGAAACGACAGGCGGTCAAGCCCGAATTGCATCTGCGATAG